A stretch of the Lepus europaeus isolate LE1 unplaced genomic scaffold, mLepTim1.pri SCAFFOLD_3_1, whole genome shotgun sequence genome encodes the following:
- the LOC133755111 gene encoding zinc finger protein 271-like, producing MLTGSVMLQVMIAFEDLAVYFTWEEWQKMNNAQKTLYRDVMLETYSSLFSLGHCITKPDLIFKLEQGEEPWMVDKCLNQSLSVVMKMDDLIKSNLESQDKNLNQDFMKNNKTSAHKRVELRKTLSLNSSHIPTMIIKKGIYSGLKPEECNKCHTVYPHSGPDQLQAGEKFDNTKIPGKSLQFCEPLSQYDNIHIMKQPFGPTGQAKVFTRKMFCKSERVHMAENCNKSTVTFGKATQIEKAIHENSSLNMHQQTHTRKKFYKYIKYVEPVIHQSHLAINHRLNTREKLYTCNPCGKSLSINSPYECNDCGKDFGQKSVLRKCQQIHTGEKPHECSDCGKAFTQKSYLINHQRIHTGEKLYKCLHCGRGFLWKSALIIHQRIHTGEKPHECNDCGKAFGCKSALLIHQRIHTGEKPHECNDCGKAFGRKSHLMKHQQIHTGAKPHECSDCGKAFTQKSYLINHQRIHTGEKLYKCLHCGRGFLWKSALIIHQRIHTGEKPHECNDCGKAFGCKPHLIIHQRIHTGEKPHECNDCGKAFGRKSHLMKHQQIHTGEKPHECSDCGKAFTQKSYLINHQRIHTGEKLYKCLHCGRGFLWKSALIIHQRIHTGEKPHECNDCGKAFGYKSHLINHQRIHTGEKPHKCNDCGKAFGQKSHLTIHQRIHTGLKPHECNDCGKAFGQKSHLIIHQRIHTGEKPHQCNDCGKAFGNKSALLIHQRIHTGQKPHKCNDCGKSFGCKSHLMKHQRIHTGEKPHECNDCGKAFGRKPDLIIHQRIHTGEKPHECNDCGKAFGHKSHLIRHQQIHTGQKPHKCNDCGKAFGQKSDLIIHQRIHTGEKPHECNDCGKAFGCKSDLMKHQRIHTGEKPHECNDCGKAFGRKSGLIVHQQIHKR from the coding sequence tggtcATGAAAATGGATGACCTGATTAAGAGcaacctggaaagtcaggacaaaaatctgaatcaggattttatgaaaaataacaagacatcagctcacaagagagttgaattaagaaaaacccTTAGTTTAAATTCAAGCCATATTCCAACAATGATTATTAAAAAGGGAATCTATTCAGGATTGAAGCCTGAGGAATGCAATAAATGTCACACTGTGTATCCCCACAGTGGGCCTGATCAACTACaggctggagagaaatttgataaCACCAAGATACCTGGAAAatctctccagttctgtgagcctcTTAGTCAGTATGACAATATTCACAtcatgaagcagccatttggacccactggacaagcaaaagtcttcacaagaaagatgttctgtaaatctgagagggttcatatggcagaaaactgtaataaatcaactgtcacttttggaaaagcaactcaaatagaaaaagctatccatgaaaattctagcctcaatatgcatcaacaaactcacacaagaaagaaattttataagtacattaaGTATGTTGAACCTGTCATTCACCAGTCACATCTTGCAATAAATCACAGACTAAATACAAGGGAAAAACTTTACACATGTAACCCTTGTGGAAAATCACTCAGTATTAattcaccttatgaatgtaatgactgtggaaaagactttggacaaaagtcagtcctcaggaaatgtcaacaaattcacacaggagagaaaccacaTGAATGTAgtgattgtggaaaagcctttacacaaaagtcatacctcataaaccatcagcgaattcacacaggggagaaactttaTAAATGCCTTCATTGTGGAAGAGGCTTTCTGTGGAAGTCAgccctcatcatacaccagagaattcacacaggggagaaacctcatgaatgtaatgactgtggaaaagcctttggatgcaagtcaGCCCTcctcatacaccagcgaattcacacaggggagaaacctcatgaatgtaatgactgtggaaaagcctttggacgcaagtcacacctcatgaaacatcagcaaattcacacaggagcAAAACCACATGAATGTAgtgattgtggaaaagcctttacacaaaagtcatacctcataaaccatcagcgaattcacacaggggagaaactttaTAAATGCCTTCATTGTGGAAGAGGCTTTCTGTGGAAGTCAgccctcatcatacaccagagaattcacacaggggagaaacctcatgaatgtaatgactgtggaaaagcctttggatgcaagccacacctcatcatacaccagcgaattcacacaggggagaaacctcatgaatgtaatgactgtggaaaagcctttggacgcaagtcacacctcatgaaacatcagcaaattcacacaggagagaaaccacaTGAATGTAgtgattgtggaaaagcctttacacaaaagtcatacctcataaaccatcagcgaattcacacaggggagaaactttaTAAATGCCTTCATTGTGGAAGAGGCTTTCTGTGGAAGTCAgccctcatcatacaccagagaattcacacaggggagaaacctcatgaatgtaatgactgtggaaaagcctttggatacaagtcacacctcataaaccatcagcgaattcacacaggggagaaacctcataaatgtaatgactgtggaaaagcatttggacagaAGTCACACCTCaccatacaccagcgaattcacacagggctgaaacctcatgaatgtaatgactgtggaaaagcctttggacaaaagtcacacctcatcatacaccagagaattcacacaggggagaaacctcatcaatgtaatgactgtggaaaagcctttggaaacAAGTCAGCCCTcctcatacaccagagaattcacacagggcagaaacctcataaatgtaatgactgtggaaaatcctttggatgcaagtcacacctcatgaaacatcagcgaattcacacaggggagaaacctcatgaatgtaatgactgtggaaaagcctttggacgcaagccagacctcatcatacaccagagaattcacacaggggagaaacctcatgaatgtaatgactgtggaaaagcctttggacacaagtcacacctcatcagacaccagcaaattcacacaggacagaaacctcataaatgtaatgactgtggaaaagcatttggacaaaagtcagacctcatcatacaccagagaattcacacaggggagaaacctcatgaatgtaatgactgtggaaaagcctttggatgcaagtcaGATCTCATGaaacaccagcgaattcacacaggggagaaacctcatgaatgtaatgactgtggaaaagcctttggacgaaagtcaggcctcatcgtacaccagcaaattcacaaaaggtag